The stretch of DNA GCTGGTATGCCCGCTGCTTCACTGCGGTGACGAGCTTCCCCGAGGTCTCCTCCCCCGGATAGAGCTCGGCGCTCGCCAGTGGTCCGAGGCGGGTGTCCGCGATGTACCACCTTCCGGAGATCCGGGGGGAGAGGGTGATCGCATCGGTCGGACAGACGTAGGCGCACGCTCCGCACCCCTCGCACAGGAACGGGTCGATGTTGAAATCCGCGTCGATCGCCCGGAAGCGGCAGACGCGGAGGCACTCCCCACAGTTGATGCACTTGGCATCGTCCTTGACCGCCTCCTTCGATCCCTGGAACTCCCCTTCATTCTGAATCTCCGGATCGAGGAGGAGGTGGAGGTTCGCCGCATCGACGTCGCAGTCAGCAAGGACCTTGTTCTCCATCAGGACAGCGAACGCCCCCGCCAGCGACGTCTTCCCGGTCCCACCCTTGCCGGAGAGGAAAAG from Candidatus Bipolaricaulota bacterium encodes:
- a CDS encoding 4Fe-4S binding protein; this translates as MKSVLFLSGKGGTGKTSLAGAFAVLMENKVLADCDVDAANLHLLLDPEIQNEGEFQGSKEAVKDDAKCINCGECLRVCRFRAIDADFNIDPFLCEGCGACAYVCPTDAITLSPRISGRWYIADTRLGPLASAELYPGEETSGKLVTAVKQRAYQLGKELKAERLVIDGSPGIGCPVIASVSGANAVILVTEPSLSGMHDLERIMKVVRHFRIPAYLVINKFDLNEGVSAQLEEFATKEGLAILGRIPYDPMVPRLMLQGKSAVEAEESPAGKAMREIYSRFMEEVA